A genome region from Bemisia tabaci chromosome 3, PGI_BMITA_v3 includes the following:
- the LOC109038992 gene encoding cytochrome P450 4g15 isoform X1 produces the protein MSDDTTISICSSVLLVIMKFQYMGKADMAKTSLSSSSLFSNPDAFFYLLIPTIILWFVYFRMSRKRLYELAAQFQGLEGYPLVGSIHEFVGDPMKIFQKMWKLSHKYTKNGSPGKLWIGHRLIIFLSHPKDIEVIYGSQTHIYKSPEYGFFNSWLRSGILINNGEKWRALRKLIAPSFHLNVLRSFVDHFYKHSLSVVHKMKEEGSKEFDVHHYMGACTTEILLETAMGVDKKTHQVNGFEYASAVMKLCEILHLRQVKLWLRPDSAFKLTSYASEHNRLLKYIDELPQKVMKKKKADFLKKKQTTTEKCNTKSEEVKEAERGAQRLDAKRNKGEVTETVEGVSYGQSAGLKDDLDDDIGEKKRQPFLESLIENAANGANLTDEDIRDQINTIMFAGHDTTAAGSSFFLCMMGVRPDIQEKVVEELEQIFGDSDRPCTFEDTLEMKYMERCIMETLRLYPPVPMTGREPQEEIKLKSTDLTVPAKCTVLIGIFKLHRDPSIYPNPDEFNPDNFLPDKTSNRHYYAFVPFGAGPRGCLGRKFAMLQLKVLLSTVLRNYKIYSDVPQKDWKLQADIILKRADGFRIRLEPRKMTPKPKN, from the exons ATGTCAGATGACACTACAATATCAATTTGTTCCTCTGTTCTTCTCGTCATAATGAAGTTTCAATACATGGG AAAGGCAGACATGGCTAAAACAAGCCTCAGCTCTTCCTCGCTGTTTTCAAACCCTGATGCTTTCTTCTACTTACTAATTCCAACCATCATTCTATGGTTTGTCTACTTCAGAATGAGCCGTAAACGGCTCTACGAGCTAGCAGCCCAATTTCAAGGACTAGAGGGATACCCTTTAGTGGGTAGCATTCACGAGTTTGTCGGTGATCCAATGA AGATATTCCAGAAGATGTGGAAACTTAGTCACAAATACACAAAGAATGGCTCCCCAGGAAAACTTTGGATCGGTCATCGTCTCATTATATTTCTATCACACCCAAAAGACATCGAG GTAATTTATGGCAGTCAAACACACATCTACAAATCTCCTGAATATGGATTTTTCAATTCTTGGCTTCGTAGTGGTATCCTTATCAATAATG gTGAAAAATGGCGAGCTCTGAGAAAGCTCATCGCACCATCCTTCCATTTGAATGTTCTGAGATCATTCGTTGATCACTTCTACAAACATAGTTTATCAGTCGTCCATAAAATGAAGGAGGAAGGTTCCAAAGAATTTGACGTCCACCATTACATGGGTGCATGCACCACAGAAATTTTGTTGG AAACTGCGATGGGTGTCGACAAAAAAACACACCAGGTCAACGGTTTTGAATATGCCTCAGCTGTCATGAA gctatgtgaaattttgcatctacgACAAGTGAAATTATGGTTGCGGCCGGACAGTGCTTTTAAACTTACCAGTTATGCGTCTGAACATAATAGACTGCTTAAATATATCGATGAATTACCTCAGAAA gtcatgaaaaagaagaaagcagatttcttgaaaaagaaacaaacgaCAACTGAAAAGTGTAATACAAAGTCCGAAGAGGTCAAAGAGGCCGAAAGAGGGGCCCAGAGACTTGACGCGAAAAGGAACAAGGGAGAAGTCACGGAGACAGTAGAAGGAGTTTCATATGGTCAATCAGCAGGGCTCAAAGACGATCTAGATGATGACATTG GTGAAAAGAAGCGCCAGCCTTTCCTAGAATCACTCATTGAAAATGCAGCAAATGGAGCTAACTTGACCGATGAAGATATCAGAGACCAAATTAATACCATCATGTTTGCA GGCCACGACACCACGGCCGCTGGAAGCAGTTTCTTCCTTTGTATGATGGGAGTCCGCCCCGATATACAG GAAAAGGTGGTAGAGGAGCTTGAACAAATATTCGGTGATTCGGACAGGCCATGCACGTTTGAAGATACGTTAGAAATGAAATATATGGAAAGGTGCATAATGGAGACTTTGAGGCTGTATCCACCGGTGCCCATGACCGGCCGAGAGCCCCAGGAAGAGATCAAATTAA agtccACGGATTTAACAGTTCCTGCAAAATGCACTGTTCTCATCGGAATATTTAAGCTGCACAGAGATCCATCGATTTATCCAAATCCTGATGAATTCAACCCTGACAATTTCTTACCTGATAAAACGTCGAACAGGCACTACTATGCTTTCGTCCCGTTCGGTGCAGGACCTAGAGGCTGTCTTG GTCGCAAATTTGCCATGCTCCAACTAAAAGTACTGCTCTCCACGGTTTTGAGGAACTATAAAATCTACAGCGACGTCCCACAAAAAGACTGGAAGCTGCAAGCCGACATCATTCTTAAAAGAGCTGATGGTTTTAGGATTAGATTAGAACCACGGAAAATGACACCAAAACCAAAGAATTGA
- the LOC109038991 gene encoding beta-hexosaminidase subunit beta isoform X2, with the protein MMRLKCLSMAPINLCQFFPMVIGLLFHLFITLYAATSNLGPERPATQGSIWPKPRFEKRFQFYFTIDTNQLQFQIVGETCSIIDRALERYAVLAKSTVMYGKIDSTRRGVKSAPELNTKNLTTFRINLKKPCEEYPTEKMDESYQLTVAHHSLNDMPEDNLSADSVWGILRGLESFSQMLVPHKEGRVFILQGVLIEDSPRFPYRGLLLDTSRHFFPVPEILRVLDGMAYSKMNIFHWHIVDDQSFPYRSILFPELSAKGAYQSELAVYTPCDVLAIIDYARDRGIRVIPEFDVPGHARSWGEGVDGLLTRCSSTNEYGPMDPTKTETYVFLRDFFAEIASVFKDKYVHLGGDELNTRCWEDNKLIADFMAKSNDSQDITSLKRLFYQRVLDINNKLGLKSMFWEEILETGLPLNKDTVIQVWKVESTYTIQPVVSRGFKAVYSGCWYLNMLERKWHDYYKCDILEFNGTPRQKSLVVGGEVSVWGEWVDESNLSPHIWPRACAAAERLWTYTPDSEAAAGARIEEHACRLKRRGVPAAPPNGPGYCPVIPLAEDTGASTREVDAETQTRKVDAETQTREVDTETQTRETPKPQAPTKAPSDVSKPESEGSFVESLFEFFSYFRFLRASN; encoded by the exons ATGATGAGGTTAAAGTGCCTGAGTATGGCGCCTATAAATCTTTGTCAGTTTTTTCCGATGGTCATTGGGCTTTTATTTCACCTGTTTATCACTCTGTACGCGGCTACCTCAAACCTTGGACCGGAGAGGCCTGCAACCCAAGGTTCTATTTGGCCGAAACCTAGATTTGAAAAACGGTTCCAGTTTTACTTCACAATCGACACAAATCAGTTGCAGTTTCAG ATCGTGGGTGAAACCTGCAGTATTATTGACAGAGCTCTTGAGCGGTATGCAGTCCTTGCAAAGTCGACCGTCATGTATGGAAAAATTGACTCTACTCGTCGTGGAGTGAAGAGTGCCCCGGAGCTCAATACGAAAAACTTGACAACGTTTAGAATAAACTTGAAGAAACCATGTGAGGAGTATCCAACGGAGAAAATGGATGAATCGT ATCAACTAACTGTGGCTCATCATTCATTAAATGACATGCCTGAAGATAATCTATCAGCCGATTCAGTTTGGGGCATACTCAGAGGACTTGAATCATTTTCTCAGATGCTTGTACCACATAAAGAAGGACGTGTG TTCATACTGCAAGGAGTTTTGATAGAAGATTCTCCTCGATTTCCCTATCGCGGTCTCCTCTTAGACACCTCTCGACATTTCTTCCCTGTGCCTGAGATTCTCCGTGTGCTGGATGGGATGGCTTATTCTAAGATGAACATATTCCATTGGCATATCGTCGACGACCAGTCGTTCCCGTACCGGAGCATCCTCTTTCCTGAGCTGAG TGCCAAAGGAGCATACCAATCTGAATTGGCTGTGTACACACCCTGTGACGTATTGGCTATAATTGACTACGCGCGTGATCGTGGTATACGCGTGATTCCGGAATTCGACGTGCCAG GCCATGCTCGATCTTGGGGCGAAGGCGTGGATGGTCTGCTAACTAGATGTTCCTCTACGAATGAGTACGGACCCATGGACCCTACCAAGACAGAAACCTATGTCTTTCTCAGGGATTTTTTCGCGGAAATAGCCTCCGTCTTTAAAGACAAGTATGTGCACCTAGGAGGTGATGAACTAAATACGAGATGCTG GGAGGACAACAAGCTGATAGCAGATTTTATGGCTAAGAGCAACGACAGTCAAGATATAACAAGCCTGAAAAGATTGTTTTACCAGAGGGTGCTGGATATTAACAACAAGCTTGGCTTAAAATCCATGTTTTGGGAGGAAATTTTGGAGACGGGCTTGCCCTTGAACAAAGACACAGTGATCCAAGTTTGGAAGGTTGAAAGCACTTACACCATCCAACCG GTCGTATCCCGGGGCTTCAAGGCGGTCTACTCCGGCTGCTGGTATCTGAACATGCTGGAGAGGAAGTGGCACGACTACTACAAGTGCGACATCCTGGAGTTCAACGGGACGCCGCGGCAGAAGTCCCTGGTGGTGGGCGGCGAGGTCAGCGTCTGGGGCGAGTGGGTTGACGAGTCGAACCTCTCGCCGCACATCTGGCCGCGAGCCTGCGCGGCGGCCGAGCGCCTCTGGACCTACACGCCGGACTCCGAGGCTGCCGCTGGGGCCCGGATTGAAGAGCACGCCTGCAGGCTCAAGCGCCGCGGGGTCCCGGCCGCCCCGCCCAACGGCCCTGGATATTGTCCCGTCATCCCTCTCGCAGAAGACACTGGTGCTTCCACTCGCGAGGTGGACGCCGAGACGCAGACTCGAAAGGTGGACGCCGAGACACAAACTCGAGAGGTGGACACAGAGACGCAAACTCGAGAGACCCCCAAGCCGCAGGCACCAACCAAGGCCCCCTCCGACGTCTCCAAGCCGGAGAGTGAGGGCTCCTTTGTGGAGTcactttttgagtttttttcgtattttaggTTTCTCAGAGCTTCTAATTAG
- the LOC109038992 gene encoding cytochrome P450 4g15 isoform X2, with translation MAKTSLSSSSLFSNPDAFFYLLIPTIILWFVYFRMSRKRLYELAAQFQGLEGYPLVGSIHEFVGDPMKIFQKMWKLSHKYTKNGSPGKLWIGHRLIIFLSHPKDIEVIYGSQTHIYKSPEYGFFNSWLRSGILINNGEKWRALRKLIAPSFHLNVLRSFVDHFYKHSLSVVHKMKEEGSKEFDVHHYMGACTTEILLETAMGVDKKTHQVNGFEYASAVMKLCEILHLRQVKLWLRPDSAFKLTSYASEHNRLLKYIDELPQKVMKKKKADFLKKKQTTTEKCNTKSEEVKEAERGAQRLDAKRNKGEVTETVEGVSYGQSAGLKDDLDDDIGEKKRQPFLESLIENAANGANLTDEDIRDQINTIMFAGHDTTAAGSSFFLCMMGVRPDIQEKVVEELEQIFGDSDRPCTFEDTLEMKYMERCIMETLRLYPPVPMTGREPQEEIKLKSTDLTVPAKCTVLIGIFKLHRDPSIYPNPDEFNPDNFLPDKTSNRHYYAFVPFGAGPRGCLGRKFAMLQLKVLLSTVLRNYKIYSDVPQKDWKLQADIILKRADGFRIRLEPRKMTPKPKN, from the exons ATGGCTAAAACAAGCCTCAGCTCTTCCTCGCTGTTTTCAAACCCTGATGCTTTCTTCTACTTACTAATTCCAACCATCATTCTATGGTTTGTCTACTTCAGAATGAGCCGTAAACGGCTCTACGAGCTAGCAGCCCAATTTCAAGGACTAGAGGGATACCCTTTAGTGGGTAGCATTCACGAGTTTGTCGGTGATCCAATGA AGATATTCCAGAAGATGTGGAAACTTAGTCACAAATACACAAAGAATGGCTCCCCAGGAAAACTTTGGATCGGTCATCGTCTCATTATATTTCTATCACACCCAAAAGACATCGAG GTAATTTATGGCAGTCAAACACACATCTACAAATCTCCTGAATATGGATTTTTCAATTCTTGGCTTCGTAGTGGTATCCTTATCAATAATG gTGAAAAATGGCGAGCTCTGAGAAAGCTCATCGCACCATCCTTCCATTTGAATGTTCTGAGATCATTCGTTGATCACTTCTACAAACATAGTTTATCAGTCGTCCATAAAATGAAGGAGGAAGGTTCCAAAGAATTTGACGTCCACCATTACATGGGTGCATGCACCACAGAAATTTTGTTGG AAACTGCGATGGGTGTCGACAAAAAAACACACCAGGTCAACGGTTTTGAATATGCCTCAGCTGTCATGAA gctatgtgaaattttgcatctacgACAAGTGAAATTATGGTTGCGGCCGGACAGTGCTTTTAAACTTACCAGTTATGCGTCTGAACATAATAGACTGCTTAAATATATCGATGAATTACCTCAGAAA gtcatgaaaaagaagaaagcagatttcttgaaaaagaaacaaacgaCAACTGAAAAGTGTAATACAAAGTCCGAAGAGGTCAAAGAGGCCGAAAGAGGGGCCCAGAGACTTGACGCGAAAAGGAACAAGGGAGAAGTCACGGAGACAGTAGAAGGAGTTTCATATGGTCAATCAGCAGGGCTCAAAGACGATCTAGATGATGACATTG GTGAAAAGAAGCGCCAGCCTTTCCTAGAATCACTCATTGAAAATGCAGCAAATGGAGCTAACTTGACCGATGAAGATATCAGAGACCAAATTAATACCATCATGTTTGCA GGCCACGACACCACGGCCGCTGGAAGCAGTTTCTTCCTTTGTATGATGGGAGTCCGCCCCGATATACAG GAAAAGGTGGTAGAGGAGCTTGAACAAATATTCGGTGATTCGGACAGGCCATGCACGTTTGAAGATACGTTAGAAATGAAATATATGGAAAGGTGCATAATGGAGACTTTGAGGCTGTATCCACCGGTGCCCATGACCGGCCGAGAGCCCCAGGAAGAGATCAAATTAA agtccACGGATTTAACAGTTCCTGCAAAATGCACTGTTCTCATCGGAATATTTAAGCTGCACAGAGATCCATCGATTTATCCAAATCCTGATGAATTCAACCCTGACAATTTCTTACCTGATAAAACGTCGAACAGGCACTACTATGCTTTCGTCCCGTTCGGTGCAGGACCTAGAGGCTGTCTTG GTCGCAAATTTGCCATGCTCCAACTAAAAGTACTGCTCTCCACGGTTTTGAGGAACTATAAAATCTACAGCGACGTCCCACAAAAAGACTGGAAGCTGCAAGCCGACATCATTCTTAAAAGAGCTGATGGTTTTAGGATTAGATTAGAACCACGGAAAATGACACCAAAACCAAAGAATTGA
- the LOC109038992 gene encoding cytochrome P450 4g15 isoform X3 has product MWKLSHKYTKNGSPGKLWIGHRLIIFLSHPKDIEVIYGSQTHIYKSPEYGFFNSWLRSGILINNGEKWRALRKLIAPSFHLNVLRSFVDHFYKHSLSVVHKMKEEGSKEFDVHHYMGACTTEILLETAMGVDKKTHQVNGFEYASAVMKLCEILHLRQVKLWLRPDSAFKLTSYASEHNRLLKYIDELPQKVMKKKKADFLKKKQTTTEKCNTKSEEVKEAERGAQRLDAKRNKGEVTETVEGVSYGQSAGLKDDLDDDIGEKKRQPFLESLIENAANGANLTDEDIRDQINTIMFAGHDTTAAGSSFFLCMMGVRPDIQEKVVEELEQIFGDSDRPCTFEDTLEMKYMERCIMETLRLYPPVPMTGREPQEEIKLKSTDLTVPAKCTVLIGIFKLHRDPSIYPNPDEFNPDNFLPDKTSNRHYYAFVPFGAGPRGCLGRKFAMLQLKVLLSTVLRNYKIYSDVPQKDWKLQADIILKRADGFRIRLEPRKMTPKPKN; this is encoded by the exons ATGTGGAAACTTAGTCACAAATACACAAAGAATGGCTCCCCAGGAAAACTTTGGATCGGTCATCGTCTCATTATATTTCTATCACACCCAAAAGACATCGAG GTAATTTATGGCAGTCAAACACACATCTACAAATCTCCTGAATATGGATTTTTCAATTCTTGGCTTCGTAGTGGTATCCTTATCAATAATG gTGAAAAATGGCGAGCTCTGAGAAAGCTCATCGCACCATCCTTCCATTTGAATGTTCTGAGATCATTCGTTGATCACTTCTACAAACATAGTTTATCAGTCGTCCATAAAATGAAGGAGGAAGGTTCCAAAGAATTTGACGTCCACCATTACATGGGTGCATGCACCACAGAAATTTTGTTGG AAACTGCGATGGGTGTCGACAAAAAAACACACCAGGTCAACGGTTTTGAATATGCCTCAGCTGTCATGAA gctatgtgaaattttgcatctacgACAAGTGAAATTATGGTTGCGGCCGGACAGTGCTTTTAAACTTACCAGTTATGCGTCTGAACATAATAGACTGCTTAAATATATCGATGAATTACCTCAGAAA gtcatgaaaaagaagaaagcagatttcttgaaaaagaaacaaacgaCAACTGAAAAGTGTAATACAAAGTCCGAAGAGGTCAAAGAGGCCGAAAGAGGGGCCCAGAGACTTGACGCGAAAAGGAACAAGGGAGAAGTCACGGAGACAGTAGAAGGAGTTTCATATGGTCAATCAGCAGGGCTCAAAGACGATCTAGATGATGACATTG GTGAAAAGAAGCGCCAGCCTTTCCTAGAATCACTCATTGAAAATGCAGCAAATGGAGCTAACTTGACCGATGAAGATATCAGAGACCAAATTAATACCATCATGTTTGCA GGCCACGACACCACGGCCGCTGGAAGCAGTTTCTTCCTTTGTATGATGGGAGTCCGCCCCGATATACAG GAAAAGGTGGTAGAGGAGCTTGAACAAATATTCGGTGATTCGGACAGGCCATGCACGTTTGAAGATACGTTAGAAATGAAATATATGGAAAGGTGCATAATGGAGACTTTGAGGCTGTATCCACCGGTGCCCATGACCGGCCGAGAGCCCCAGGAAGAGATCAAATTAA agtccACGGATTTAACAGTTCCTGCAAAATGCACTGTTCTCATCGGAATATTTAAGCTGCACAGAGATCCATCGATTTATCCAAATCCTGATGAATTCAACCCTGACAATTTCTTACCTGATAAAACGTCGAACAGGCACTACTATGCTTTCGTCCCGTTCGGTGCAGGACCTAGAGGCTGTCTTG GTCGCAAATTTGCCATGCTCCAACTAAAAGTACTGCTCTCCACGGTTTTGAGGAACTATAAAATCTACAGCGACGTCCCACAAAAAGACTGGAAGCTGCAAGCCGACATCATTCTTAAAAGAGCTGATGGTTTTAGGATTAGATTAGAACCACGGAAAATGACACCAAAACCAAAGAATTGA
- the LOC109038991 gene encoding beta-hexosaminidase subunit beta isoform X1, producing the protein MIKTGAYTGSSQSERSDMEYLTKTANFDGLRGHFLAEEIRRYVSKIRSKHIINSSLNISLYTIMMRLKCLSMAPINLCQFFPMVIGLLFHLFITLYAATSNLGPERPATQGSIWPKPRFEKRFQFYFTIDTNQLQFQIVGETCSIIDRALERYAVLAKSTVMYGKIDSTRRGVKSAPELNTKNLTTFRINLKKPCEEYPTEKMDESYQLTVAHHSLNDMPEDNLSADSVWGILRGLESFSQMLVPHKEGRVFILQGVLIEDSPRFPYRGLLLDTSRHFFPVPEILRVLDGMAYSKMNIFHWHIVDDQSFPYRSILFPELSAKGAYQSELAVYTPCDVLAIIDYARDRGIRVIPEFDVPGHARSWGEGVDGLLTRCSSTNEYGPMDPTKTETYVFLRDFFAEIASVFKDKYVHLGGDELNTRCWEDNKLIADFMAKSNDSQDITSLKRLFYQRVLDINNKLGLKSMFWEEILETGLPLNKDTVIQVWKVESTYTIQPVVSRGFKAVYSGCWYLNMLERKWHDYYKCDILEFNGTPRQKSLVVGGEVSVWGEWVDESNLSPHIWPRACAAAERLWTYTPDSEAAAGARIEEHACRLKRRGVPAAPPNGPGYCPVIPLAEDTGASTREVDAETQTRKVDAETQTREVDTETQTRETPKPQAPTKAPSDVSKPESEGSFVESLFEFFSYFRFLRASN; encoded by the exons gaCTTAGAGGGCACTTCCTTGCAGAGGAGATACGGCGTTATGTCTCTAAGATCAGATCAAAACACATCATCAACAGCAGCTTGAACATCAGCTTGTATACTATCATGATGAGGTTAAAGTGCCTGAGTATGGCGCCTATAAATCTTTGTCAGTTTTTTCCGATGGTCATTGGGCTTTTATTTCACCTGTTTATCACTCTGTACGCGGCTACCTCAAACCTTGGACCGGAGAGGCCTGCAACCCAAGGTTCTATTTGGCCGAAACCTAGATTTGAAAAACGGTTCCAGTTTTACTTCACAATCGACACAAATCAGTTGCAGTTTCAG ATCGTGGGTGAAACCTGCAGTATTATTGACAGAGCTCTTGAGCGGTATGCAGTCCTTGCAAAGTCGACCGTCATGTATGGAAAAATTGACTCTACTCGTCGTGGAGTGAAGAGTGCCCCGGAGCTCAATACGAAAAACTTGACAACGTTTAGAATAAACTTGAAGAAACCATGTGAGGAGTATCCAACGGAGAAAATGGATGAATCGT ATCAACTAACTGTGGCTCATCATTCATTAAATGACATGCCTGAAGATAATCTATCAGCCGATTCAGTTTGGGGCATACTCAGAGGACTTGAATCATTTTCTCAGATGCTTGTACCACATAAAGAAGGACGTGTG TTCATACTGCAAGGAGTTTTGATAGAAGATTCTCCTCGATTTCCCTATCGCGGTCTCCTCTTAGACACCTCTCGACATTTCTTCCCTGTGCCTGAGATTCTCCGTGTGCTGGATGGGATGGCTTATTCTAAGATGAACATATTCCATTGGCATATCGTCGACGACCAGTCGTTCCCGTACCGGAGCATCCTCTTTCCTGAGCTGAG TGCCAAAGGAGCATACCAATCTGAATTGGCTGTGTACACACCCTGTGACGTATTGGCTATAATTGACTACGCGCGTGATCGTGGTATACGCGTGATTCCGGAATTCGACGTGCCAG GCCATGCTCGATCTTGGGGCGAAGGCGTGGATGGTCTGCTAACTAGATGTTCCTCTACGAATGAGTACGGACCCATGGACCCTACCAAGACAGAAACCTATGTCTTTCTCAGGGATTTTTTCGCGGAAATAGCCTCCGTCTTTAAAGACAAGTATGTGCACCTAGGAGGTGATGAACTAAATACGAGATGCTG GGAGGACAACAAGCTGATAGCAGATTTTATGGCTAAGAGCAACGACAGTCAAGATATAACAAGCCTGAAAAGATTGTTTTACCAGAGGGTGCTGGATATTAACAACAAGCTTGGCTTAAAATCCATGTTTTGGGAGGAAATTTTGGAGACGGGCTTGCCCTTGAACAAAGACACAGTGATCCAAGTTTGGAAGGTTGAAAGCACTTACACCATCCAACCG GTCGTATCCCGGGGCTTCAAGGCGGTCTACTCCGGCTGCTGGTATCTGAACATGCTGGAGAGGAAGTGGCACGACTACTACAAGTGCGACATCCTGGAGTTCAACGGGACGCCGCGGCAGAAGTCCCTGGTGGTGGGCGGCGAGGTCAGCGTCTGGGGCGAGTGGGTTGACGAGTCGAACCTCTCGCCGCACATCTGGCCGCGAGCCTGCGCGGCGGCCGAGCGCCTCTGGACCTACACGCCGGACTCCGAGGCTGCCGCTGGGGCCCGGATTGAAGAGCACGCCTGCAGGCTCAAGCGCCGCGGGGTCCCGGCCGCCCCGCCCAACGGCCCTGGATATTGTCCCGTCATCCCTCTCGCAGAAGACACTGGTGCTTCCACTCGCGAGGTGGACGCCGAGACGCAGACTCGAAAGGTGGACGCCGAGACACAAACTCGAGAGGTGGACACAGAGACGCAAACTCGAGAGACCCCCAAGCCGCAGGCACCAACCAAGGCCCCCTCCGACGTCTCCAAGCCGGAGAGTGAGGGCTCCTTTGTGGAGTcactttttgagtttttttcgtattttaggTTTCTCAGAGCTTCTAATTAG